From Chryseobacterium salivictor, a single genomic window includes:
- the rpmI gene encoding 50S ribosomal protein L35: protein MPKLKTKSGAKKRFKLTGTGKIKRKGAFKSHILTKKETKQKRNLTQTSYVAEVDKKSVLRQLALK, encoded by the coding sequence ATGCCAAAATTAAAAACTAAATCAGGTGCTAAGAAGCGTTTTAAGCTGACCGGAACCGGAAAGATTAAAAGAAAAGGTGCTTTCAAAAGCCACATCCTGACCAAAAAAGAAACGAAGCAAAAGAGAAATCTTACGCAAACTTCTTATGTTGCAGAAGTGGACAAAAAGAGCGTTTTACGTCAATTAGCTTTAAAATAG
- a CDS encoding DUF4230 domain-containing protein has protein sequence MLLLFFLWNSLTKKAEDKVQNDYYIITNQIRKLNKLVVLEQDFSSMQKTKITSQMLGSSLLPSSEKQIITFTKTNAQVTFDLSKMKIKVDSINKKLIITELPNAEIRIIPSVEIQSLDDAFFNRFTSKDFQKITKSAKDNAYKTVNQNRLRDEGKKQLLKDLDQIFVLAKALNYKIEDQTGQIDLSKL, from the coding sequence ATGTTGCTCCTCTTTTTTCTGTGGAATTCTTTAACAAAAAAAGCTGAAGACAAAGTTCAGAACGATTATTACATCATTACCAATCAAATAAGAAAGCTGAATAAACTGGTCGTGCTGGAACAGGATTTCTCGAGCATGCAGAAAACGAAAATCACCTCACAGATGTTAGGCAGCTCGCTGCTACCTTCCTCTGAAAAGCAGATTATCACCTTTACCAAAACCAATGCACAGGTAACCTTCGACTTGTCTAAAATGAAAATAAAAGTTGATTCTATCAATAAAAAACTCATTATTACAGAATTACCAAATGCAGAAATCCGAATCATTCCAAGCGTTGAAATTCAATCTTTGGATGACGCTTTCTTTAATCGGTTTACCAGCAAAGATTTTCAGAAAATCACCAAATCAGCAAAAGACAACGCTTATAAAACGGTCAACCAAAACAGACTTCGGGATGAAGGTAAAAAACAACTTTTAAAAGATTTAGATCAAATATTTGTTTTGGCAAAGGCTTTGAACTATAAAATAGAAGACCAGACCGGTCAGATCGATTTATCAAAACTTTAA
- a CDS encoding MFS transporter: MKLDKRIIPLAIGGLGIGTTEFAVMGLLPDIADTLQVNIPQAGHLISAYAFGVVIGAPLIIGYAVRFPPKKVLIALMVIFTLFNGLSAIAPDYTTMLIIRFLSGLPHGAFFGVGTVVAARMAQKGKEAFNISLMFTGLTVANLAMVPFVTYIGHIFHWRWYFVIVGIIGVATVLSLKFWLPEIERKGETHFLEELKFLKHKQSWLVLLITAIGFGGLFTWFSYITPLMTEVSKIDSAHMAYVMVLAGAGMVVGNLAGGFLSDRLGPEKTCSLLLFSMMFSLVGVFFLSEYQSVSLVLTFICGALSMAVAAPINIMMMKAAPRSEMMAAAFMQAGFNIANALGAFLGGIPLEKGYAFNYPALVGVGMTFFGLLISLRYRYLHQKGRFETDKLAL, translated from the coding sequence ATGAAGTTAGATAAAAGAATAATACCTCTGGCCATCGGAGGTTTAGGAATAGGAACGACGGAATTTGCGGTAATGGGTTTATTGCCGGACATCGCAGATACTTTACAAGTCAACATTCCACAAGCAGGGCATTTGATCTCGGCGTATGCTTTTGGCGTGGTCATCGGAGCGCCTTTAATCATTGGATATGCAGTGAGATTTCCACCCAAAAAAGTATTGATTGCCTTAATGGTTATTTTTACTTTATTTAATGGTCTTTCGGCAATTGCGCCCGATTATACTACCATGCTGATCATCAGATTTCTTTCAGGTTTACCACACGGTGCATTCTTCGGAGTGGGAACGGTGGTTGCTGCAAGAATGGCACAGAAAGGCAAGGAAGCATTTAATATATCACTGATGTTTACGGGACTTACCGTCGCGAATCTCGCGATGGTTCCGTTCGTTACCTATATTGGTCACATCTTTCACTGGCGGTGGTATTTTGTGATTGTTGGAATCATTGGGGTGGCCACCGTTCTGTCTTTAAAATTTTGGCTACCGGAAATAGAAAGAAAAGGAGAGACTCATTTTTTAGAGGAATTAAAATTTTTAAAACATAAACAATCCTGGTTGGTTTTGCTCATTACAGCCATCGGATTTGGAGGGTTATTTACGTGGTTCAGCTATATCACGCCTTTAATGACCGAAGTGTCAAAAATTGACAGTGCTCACATGGCTTATGTAATGGTGCTTGCCGGTGCAGGAATGGTCGTCGGAAACCTGGCCGGTGGATTTTTATCTGACCGGTTGGGTCCGGAAAAAACATGCTCCCTTTTATTGTTTTCAATGATGTTTTCTTTAGTGGGAGTGTTTTTTCTGTCAGAATATCAAAGTGTTTCCCTGGTGCTTACTTTTATTTGTGGAGCCCTGTCCATGGCTGTTGCAGCACCGATTAATATTATGATGATGAAGGCGGCACCAAGAAGCGAAATGATGGCAGCCGCTTTTATGCAGGCAGGATTTAATATTGCGAATGCTTTGGGAGCTTTTTTGGGCGGAATTCCGTTAGAAAAAGGATATGCATTCAATTACCCTGCACTGGTCGGTGTCGGAATGACTTTTTTCGGATTGCTCATAAGTTTGCGATACCGGTATTTACACCAAAAGGGACGTTTTGAAACGGATAAACTGGCACTTTGA
- the infC gene encoding translation initiation factor IF-3: protein MHQINQKIRAREVRLVGDNVEPGVYPLEKALEIAKDQELDLVVISDKAEPFISRILDYKKFLYEQKKKQKELKAKQVKVTVKEIRFGPQTDEHDYDFKKKHAEKFLEEGSKLKTYVFFKGRSIIFKDQGEILLLKLAQELEHVGKVDQLPKLEGKRMIMMMSPKKPAK from the coding sequence TTGCACCAGATTAATCAAAAAATCCGGGCAAGAGAAGTACGTTTAGTAGGTGATAATGTGGAACCAGGCGTTTATCCGCTAGAAAAAGCTCTTGAAATAGCAAAAGATCAGGAATTAGATTTAGTGGTTATTTCAGATAAAGCAGAACCTTTTATTTCCAGAATTCTGGATTATAAAAAGTTTCTTTATGAGCAAAAAAAGAAGCAGAAAGAACTAAAGGCCAAACAAGTAAAAGTGACCGTAAAAGAAATCCGATTCGGTCCGCAAACCGATGAGCATGATTACGATTTCAAGAAAAAACACGCCGAAAAATTCTTAGAAGAAGGTTCAAAACTGAAAACTTACGTTTTCTTTAAAGGCCGTTCAATCATCTTTAAAGATCAGGGAGAAATCCTTCTTCTTAAGTTGGCTCAGGAATTAGAGCACGTTGGAAAAGTTGATCAATTGCCGAAATTAGAAGGCAAGAGAATGATTATGATGATGAGCCCGAAAAAACCGGCTAAGTAA
- the rplT gene encoding 50S ribosomal protein L20, giving the protein MPRSVNAVASRARRKKVIKLAKGFFGRRKNVWTVAKNAVQKAMQYAYRGRKEKKRNFRSLWIMRINAGAREHGMSYSQFMGALKTNNIELNRKVLADLAMNHPEAFKAIVDQVK; this is encoded by the coding sequence ATGCCAAGATCAGTAAATGCAGTAGCTTCAAGAGCTCGCAGAAAAAAAGTAATTAAGCTGGCGAAAGGTTTTTTCGGTAGAAGAAAAAACGTTTGGACCGTCGCTAAAAATGCCGTACAAAAAGCAATGCAATATGCTTACCGCGGTAGAAAAGAAAAGAAAAGAAATTTCAGATCTCTTTGGATCATGCGTATCAACGCTGGTGCAAGAGAACACGGAATGTCTTACTCCCAGTTTATGGGCGCTCTTAAAACGAACAACATCGAATTGAACAGAAAAGTTTTAGCTGATTTAGCAATGAATCACCCTGAAGCGTTCAAAGCAATCGTTGATCAAGTAAAATAA
- a CDS encoding acyl-CoA dehydrogenase family protein: protein MNSETTHNLNMIAETARDFAEKNIRPNIMDWDESQTFPVELFHQLGDMGFMGIVIPEEYGGSGLGYHEYVTILDEISQVDPSIGLSVAAHNSLCTNHIYEFGNKEQRHRWLPQLASGKVIGAWGLTEHNTGSDSGGMSTTAVKDGDDWIISGAKNFITHAISGDIAVVMTRTGEKGARNNSTAFVLEKGMAGFTSGKKENKLGMRASETAELIFDSVRVPDANRLGEVGSGFKQAMKILDGGRISIAALSLGIAKGAYKAALKYSKERHQFGKAINQFQAINFMLADMATEIDAAELLIQRASNLKNAKQPMTKEGAMAKLYASEACVRIANNAVQIFGGYGYTKDFPAEKYYRDSKLCTIGEGTSEIQRLVIGREISK, encoded by the coding sequence ATGAACAGCGAGACTACTCACAACCTTAATATGATCGCAGAAACCGCCAGAGATTTTGCAGAAAAAAATATTCGTCCTAACATTATGGACTGGGACGAAAGCCAAACTTTCCCCGTAGAATTATTTCACCAGCTGGGTGATATGGGATTCATGGGAATCGTGATTCCGGAAGAATATGGTGGTTCGGGTCTGGGTTATCACGAATATGTGACTATTCTGGATGAAATCTCACAGGTAGATCCTTCGATAGGACTTTCTGTCGCTGCCCATAATTCACTGTGTACCAACCATATTTATGAATTCGGGAATAAGGAACAAAGACACAGATGGTTGCCGCAACTCGCTTCCGGTAAAGTCATCGGTGCCTGGGGATTAACCGAACATAACACCGGATCCGACTCTGGTGGTATGAGCACTACGGCCGTAAAAGATGGTGACGACTGGATTATTTCAGGAGCAAAAAACTTTATTACGCACGCCATTTCAGGAGATATCGCTGTAGTAATGACCAGAACCGGCGAAAAAGGAGCCAGAAATAATTCTACTGCCTTTGTTTTAGAAAAAGGAATGGCCGGATTTACGTCAGGTAAAAAAGAAAACAAATTGGGAATGCGCGCCTCAGAAACAGCAGAACTTATTTTTGACAGCGTAAGAGTTCCCGATGCAAACCGTTTAGGTGAGGTTGGTTCCGGCTTCAAACAGGCGATGAAAATCCTGGATGGAGGTAGAATTTCTATTGCTGCCTTAAGTTTAGGAATTGCAAAAGGTGCTTATAAAGCGGCTTTGAAATATTCGAAAGAAAGACATCAGTTCGGAAAAGCAATCAATCAGTTCCAGGCGATTAATTTCATGTTGGCAGATATGGCCACCGAAATCGATGCTGCCGAATTATTGATTCAGCGTGCTTCAAATCTAAAAAATGCCAAACAGCCAATGACCAAAGAAGGCGCAATGGCAAAATTATATGCTTCTGAAGCCTGTGTAAGAATTGCTAATAATGCCGTTCAAATTTTCGGAGGTTATGGTTATACCAAAGATTTCCCGGCTGAAAAATACTACAGAGATTCTAAACTCTGTACGATTGGAGAAGGAACTTCTGAAATCCAGAGATTGGTTATCGGAAGAGAAATTTCAAAATAA
- the thrS gene encoding threonine--tRNA ligase, with amino-acid sequence MIKITLPDGSIKEFEGAITPLDVAKSISEGLARNTISAILNGTQVETTTPITTDSTLQLLTWNDDLGKKAFWHSSAHLLAQAIMEFYPEAKLTIGPAIEQGFYYDVDFGDESLSEKDFEKIEKKMLENAKKNTTFSLYPVSKADALKEYADNPYKTELISNLNDGEITFCTHDNFTDLCRGGHIPSTGIVKAAKILNAAGAYWRGDEKNKQLTRVYGITFPKQKDLTEYLERLEEAKRRDHRKLGKELGIFAFSEKVGAGLPLWLPKGTALRKKLEDFLSAAQKKSGYEFVMTPHIGAKELYVTSGHWDKYGADSFQPIKTPNEGEEFMLKPMNCPHHCEIYKVGQWSYKDLPKRFAEFGTVYRYEQSGELHGLTRVRGFTQDDAHIFCTPDQLLAEFENVIDLTLYVFKSLGFEDFVTQVSLRDPKNKEKYIGSDENWKKAEDAIIQAAQKKGLNYVIEYGEAAFYGPKLDFMVKDALGRKWQLGTIQVDYNLPERFDLWYNGSDNEKHRPVMIHRAPFGSMERFIAILLENTAGDFPLWLAPNQFTILPISEKYVDYAKKVSQLLENHDICGLVDERNEKTGKKIRDAELQKLPFMLIVGENEEGTGTVSVRRRGEGDLGTMSVEDFINYFKKEAKI; translated from the coding sequence ATGATTAAAATCACTCTTCCCGATGGAAGCATCAAAGAATTTGAAGGCGCGATAACTCCGCTTGACGTAGCAAAATCAATTAGCGAAGGTTTGGCAAGAAACACCATTTCCGCAATTTTAAACGGAACACAGGTAGAAACAACCACTCCTATAACCACAGATTCTACGCTTCAATTGCTGACCTGGAACGATGATTTGGGTAAAAAAGCATTTTGGCATTCCTCTGCTCACCTTTTAGCACAGGCGATTATGGAGTTTTATCCGGAGGCAAAATTAACGATAGGTCCGGCAATTGAGCAGGGTTTTTACTATGACGTAGATTTCGGCGACGAATCTTTATCAGAAAAAGATTTTGAGAAAATAGAAAAGAAAATGCTGGAGAATGCAAAAAAAAATACAACCTTCAGTCTATACCCTGTTTCAAAAGCAGATGCGCTAAAAGAATACGCCGACAATCCATATAAAACAGAATTAATTTCTAACCTGAATGATGGGGAAATTACTTTCTGTACCCACGATAACTTCACAGACTTATGTCGTGGCGGCCATATTCCGTCAACCGGAATTGTAAAAGCAGCAAAAATTCTTAACGCAGCCGGAGCTTATTGGAGAGGAGACGAAAAAAACAAACAGTTAACCCGCGTGTACGGAATCACTTTCCCGAAACAAAAAGATTTAACTGAATATTTAGAACGTCTTGAAGAAGCAAAACGGCGCGACCACAGAAAACTGGGTAAAGAATTAGGAATCTTTGCTTTCTCTGAAAAAGTAGGTGCAGGTTTACCGTTATGGTTACCAAAAGGGACTGCACTCCGCAAAAAACTCGAGGATTTCCTATCGGCTGCTCAGAAAAAATCAGGGTACGAATTCGTAATGACGCCGCATATTGGTGCCAAAGAATTATACGTAACATCCGGTCACTGGGATAAATACGGCGCTGACAGTTTTCAGCCCATCAAAACTCCGAACGAAGGTGAAGAGTTTATGTTAAAACCAATGAACTGTCCACATCACTGCGAAATCTATAAAGTGGGGCAATGGTCTTACAAAGATTTACCAAAACGTTTTGCAGAATTCGGAACGGTTTACAGATACGAACAGTCAGGAGAACTCCATGGTTTGACCAGAGTCCGTGGCTTTACCCAGGATGACGCACACATTTTCTGTACACCAGATCAGTTGCTGGCAGAATTCGAAAATGTAATTGATTTAACACTGTATGTTTTTAAATCTTTAGGATTTGAAGATTTTGTCACTCAGGTTTCTTTAAGAGATCCGAAGAACAAAGAAAAATATATCGGCAGCGATGAAAACTGGAAAAAAGCAGAAGATGCGATTATACAGGCTGCTCAAAAGAAAGGCTTAAACTATGTGATTGAATATGGCGAGGCAGCTTTCTATGGTCCTAAACTCGATTTCATGGTCAAAGATGCACTCGGTCGTAAATGGCAATTGGGAACGATTCAGGTAGATTATAATTTACCGGAAAGATTTGACCTCTGGTACAACGGAAGCGATAATGAAAAACACCGGCCAGTGATGATTCACCGTGCGCCATTCGGTTCTATGGAAAGGTTTATTGCAATTTTGCTGGAAAATACAGCAGGAGATTTCCCTCTTTGGTTAGCTCCAAATCAGTTCACTATTTTACCGATAAGTGAAAAATATGTGGATTATGCAAAAAAAGTTTCACAATTGCTGGAAAATCACGATATTTGTGGACTGGTTGATGAACGAAACGAGAAGACGGGTAAAAAAATCCGGGATGCAGAATTACAGAAACTGCCATTTATGCTGATCGTAGGTGAAAATGAAGAAGGTACCGGAACAGTTTCTGTAAGAAGAAGAGGTGAAGGAGATCTGGGCACCATGAGCGTAGAAGACTTTATCAATTACTTCAAAAAAGAAGCAAAAATTTAA
- the hisF gene encoding imidazole glycerol phosphate synthase subunit HisF, translating to MLKKRIIPCLDIKDGKTVKGIQFEDLRIAGDPVELAKKYVKDGADELVFLDITATLENRKTLIQLVEKLSSEINIPFTIGGGISSVEDVEALLKAGADKVSINSAAVRRPELVRELAQQFGNQCVVVAIDTKNINREDYVFINGGKIQTELKTLDWVKTVTDLGAGEILLTSMDFDGTKNGFDIRMLQNVAGVCQLPVIASGGAGKMEDFTEVFTQTKVTGALAASIFHFNEVNISDLKRHLKQNKLAIR from the coding sequence ATGTTGAAAAAGAGAATAATCCCGTGTCTGGATATCAAAGACGGAAAAACGGTGAAAGGAATTCAGTTTGAAGATTTACGGATTGCCGGCGATCCTGTGGAACTTGCCAAGAAGTATGTCAAAGACGGTGCTGATGAATTGGTTTTTCTGGATATTACGGCGACTTTAGAAAACAGGAAAACTTTGATTCAACTCGTTGAAAAACTGAGTTCAGAGATCAATATTCCTTTTACGATTGGTGGCGGAATTTCTTCTGTAGAAGATGTTGAAGCTTTATTAAAAGCCGGCGCGGATAAAGTCTCCATCAATTCTGCGGCAGTTCGGAGACCGGAACTCGTTCGGGAACTCGCACAGCAATTCGGGAATCAGTGTGTCGTGGTGGCGATTGATACGAAGAATATTAATCGTGAAGATTATGTTTTCATTAATGGTGGAAAAATTCAGACGGAACTGAAAACGCTGGATTGGGTGAAAACCGTTACTGATCTCGGAGCCGGAGAAATATTGCTGACTTCCATGGATTTTGACGGTACGAAAAACGGTTTCGATATCCGAATGTTGCAGAATGTTGCCGGGGTTTGTCAACTTCCGGTCATCGCTTCCGGCGGCGCAGGAAAAATGGAGGATTTTACCGAAGTTTTCACCCAAACAAAAGTGACCGGTGCTTTGGCTGCGAGTATTTTTCATTTCAATGAAGTCAATATTTCTGACCTTAAACGGCATTTAAAACAAAATAAACTCGCCATACGGTGA
- the hisH gene encoding imidazole glycerol phosphate synthase subunit HisH has protein sequence MIAIIDYGAGNVKSVENAVRKLGFETIITSDSEEIRNAEKVIFPGVGEASTAMNYLKQRNLDTLIPTLKQPFLGICLGQQLLCNFSEEGNTKCLGIFDLKVKEFPATDIVPHMGWNNLQAIEGKLLEGISAEDNFYFVHSYYCEVGENTTSECDYILPFSAALQKDNFYGTQFHPEKSGDVGSKILENFLKLK, from the coding sequence ATGATAGCAATCATCGATTACGGCGCCGGAAATGTAAAATCCGTGGAAAATGCCGTAAGAAAGTTAGGTTTTGAAACCATCATCACTTCAGATTCTGAGGAAATCAGAAATGCTGAAAAAGTAATTTTTCCAGGAGTTGGTGAAGCTTCGACAGCGATGAATTATTTAAAACAGAGAAATTTAGATACGTTGATTCCGACTTTGAAACAACCGTTTTTGGGAATCTGTTTGGGACAACAGTTGTTGTGCAATTTTTCGGAAGAAGGTAATACCAAATGTCTGGGGATTTTTGATCTGAAAGTAAAGGAATTTCCCGCCACCGATATTGTTCCGCACATGGGTTGGAATAATTTACAGGCGATAGAAGGTAAACTTTTAGAAGGAATTTCCGCAGAAGATAATTTCTATTTTGTCCACAGCTACTATTGTGAAGTGGGAGAGAATACGACTTCCGAGTGCGATTATATTTTACCTTTCTCTGCGGCTTTGCAAAAAGACAATTTTTATGGAACGCAGTTTCACCCTGAAAAATCTGGCGATGTTGGTTCTAAGATTCTTGAAAATTTTTTAAAATTAAAATAA
- a CDS encoding GNAT family N-acetyltransferase, translating into MIQNKIEIIEYSDDLKEAIKLLNYEWLEKYFRVEESDIKSLSNPREEIIDKGGFIFYAKLNDKIVGTVSLLKKTESVYELGKMAVSEKAQGYKIGTLLMEHCLDFAKQKHLKTLILYSNTQLESAIHLYRKYGFSEIKLDEGLYERANIKMEKHIL; encoded by the coding sequence ATGATCCAAAATAAAATTGAAATAATAGAATATTCTGACGACCTGAAAGAAGCCATCAAACTCCTTAATTACGAATGGCTGGAAAAATACTTTCGGGTGGAAGAAAGTGATATAAAATCGCTCTCCAATCCAAGAGAAGAGATCATTGATAAAGGTGGATTTATTTTTTATGCAAAACTCAATGATAAAATTGTGGGCACCGTTTCCCTGTTAAAGAAAACAGAAAGTGTTTATGAATTAGGAAAAATGGCCGTCTCTGAAAAGGCACAAGGCTACAAAATCGGAACACTTTTAATGGAGCATTGCTTAGATTTTGCGAAACAAAAACACCTAAAAACTTTAATTTTATACTCCAATACGCAATTAGAATCTGCCATTCACCTTTACCGTAAATACGGTTTTTCTGAAATTAAGCTGGATGAAGGCCTTTACGAAAGAGCAAACATTAAAATGGAAAAACATATTTTGTGA
- the hisA gene encoding 1-(5-phosphoribosyl)-5-[(5-phosphoribosylamino)methylideneamino]imidazole-4-carboxamide isomerase — protein sequence MKLIPAIDIIDGKCVRLSKGDYDTKKIYHENPLDIAKEYEEHGIQYLHLVDLDGAKAKTIQNLKTLEMLAVQTNLIIDFGGGIKTRESLQSAFNAGANQVTIGSIAVENLGLCQEWISEFGAEKLILGADCLDRKIKTSGWLTDSDLDVLDFIQSYETKGLKEVICTDISKDGMLEGPSFELYKEILSQCKISLIASGGISSIQDLQDLKQIGCSGAIIGKALYEGKISLKELQKFN from the coding sequence ATGAAACTCATTCCAGCCATAGATATCATCGACGGGAAATGCGTACGTCTCTCGAAAGGCGATTACGACACCAAAAAAATCTATCATGAAAATCCTTTGGATATCGCCAAAGAATATGAAGAGCACGGAATCCAATATCTACATTTGGTCGATCTGGATGGGGCGAAAGCGAAAACCATTCAAAATCTAAAAACTTTAGAAATGCTCGCAGTTCAAACGAATTTAATTATTGATTTTGGAGGTGGCATAAAAACGCGAGAAAGTTTGCAAAGTGCTTTCAATGCCGGAGCGAATCAAGTGACAATCGGAAGTATTGCCGTTGAAAATCTGGGACTTTGCCAAGAATGGATTAGTGAATTTGGTGCCGAAAAATTAATTTTAGGCGCAGACTGTTTAGACCGGAAAATAAAAACGTCCGGTTGGTTAACCGATTCTGATCTGGATGTTCTGGATTTTATTCAATCTTATGAAACGAAAGGATTGAAAGAAGTCATCTGCACCGATATTTCAAAAGACGGAATGTTGGAAGGGCCTTCATTTGAATTGTATAAAGAGATTTTAAGTCAATGCAAAATTTCATTAATTGCAAGCGGCGGAATTTCTTCAATACAGGATTTGCAGGATTTAAAACAGATCGGCTGTTCCGGAGCGATCATCGGAAAAGCTTTATACGAGGGAAAAATCAGTTTAAAAGAACTTCAAAAATTTAATTAA
- a CDS encoding TlpA family protein disulfide reductase: MRNFTKTILTASTLFLALQSCNSQKIVINREVETKNDGKMLLGPQTKNQLLKEPYNEWFGKEHDEYQIDQKAIAELKKEKLNSYNITLVMGTWCEDSHREVPRLFKILEAVGYPENKLTMIAVNRKKEAPNGEEGPLNIQRVPTIIVQKYGKEIGRIIESPSTGYLERDLVDILKKDNTSLKDLIK, from the coding sequence ATGAGAAATTTCACTAAAACAATACTCACTGCATCTACGCTGTTTCTTGCGTTACAATCCTGCAATTCACAGAAAATTGTGATAAACCGTGAAGTAGAGACAAAAAATGATGGAAAAATGCTTTTAGGACCTCAAACAAAAAATCAACTCTTAAAAGAGCCTTACAATGAATGGTTCGGAAAAGAACACGACGAATACCAAATTGATCAGAAAGCAATTGCCGAACTGAAAAAAGAAAAACTGAATTCTTACAATATCACTTTGGTAATGGGAACCTGGTGTGAAGACAGCCACCGCGAAGTTCCCAGATTATTCAAAATATTGGAAGCGGTTGGATATCCGGAAAATAAACTTACCATGATCGCGGTCAACCGTAAAAAAGAAGCTCCGAACGGCGAAGAAGGCCCCTTAAATATTCAGCGGGTCCCGACCATCATCGTACAGAAATACGGCAAAGAAATTGGCAGGATTATTGAAAGTCCTTCAACAGGATATCTGGAAAGAGATTTAGTGGATATCCTTAAAAAAGACAATACATCCCTCAAAGATTTAATAAAGTAA
- a CDS encoding pyrophosphohydrolase domain-containing protein: MDKIDSLNQVAEFHKTFNAPVLEKPAIPDFDRCNLRIALLQEELNELKDAIADKNMVEIADALCDLQYVLSGAVLEFGLGEKFVRLFNEVQRSNMSKACANQQEAAETIAFYKEKGEAAYAQNSGDKINVHRLSDHKVLKNLYYSPADLKTILEE, translated from the coding sequence ATGGATAAAATAGATTCCCTAAATCAGGTTGCAGAATTTCACAAAACATTTAATGCGCCTGTACTGGAAAAACCGGCAATTCCCGACTTTGACCGGTGCAACTTGAGAATTGCACTTTTGCAGGAAGAATTAAATGAACTGAAAGACGCCATCGCCGACAAGAATATGGTGGAAATTGCAGATGCTTTGTGTGATTTACAATACGTTTTAAGCGGAGCCGTTTTGGAATTTGGGTTGGGCGAAAAATTTGTCAGATTATTTAATGAAGTTCAGCGCTCCAATATGTCTAAAGCGTGCGCAAACCAACAGGAAGCTGCAGAAACAATCGCATTTTATAAGGAAAAAGGTGAAGCTGCTTACGCGCAAAATTCCGGGGATAAAATTAATGTACACCGCCTGTCTGATCACAAAGTTCTCAAAAACCTCTATTACTCACCCGCAGATCTGAAAACCATCCTGGAAGAATAA
- the hisIE gene encoding bifunctional phosphoribosyl-AMP cyclohydrolase/phosphoribosyl-ATP diphosphatase HisIE: MNIDFEKGNGLVPAVIQDSRTQQVLMLGYMNAEALELTQKDGRVHFFSRTKNRIWLKGETSENYLYVKSIKEDCDSDALLIQAKPAGNVCHTGSFSCFGGKKSSGFLYELEETVSERIDDKVENSYTYQLYQRGINKMAQKVGEEAVELVIEAKDDNADLFKNEAADLLYHFLILLKAKSFSLTEIEEVLLERNRK, encoded by the coding sequence ATGAATATAGATTTTGAAAAAGGGAACGGTTTGGTTCCCGCAGTTATTCAGGATTCCCGCACACAACAGGTTTTAATGTTGGGTTATATGAATGCAGAAGCGCTGGAATTAACTCAGAAAGACGGACGGGTTCATTTCTTCAGCCGCACCAAAAACAGGATTTGGCTAAAAGGAGAAACCTCTGAAAATTACCTTTATGTAAAAAGCATTAAAGAAGACTGCGATTCCGATGCGCTTTTAATTCAGGCAAAACCAGCAGGGAATGTTTGTCACACCGGAAGTTTCAGTTGTTTTGGCGGAAAAAAATCGAGTGGATTTTTGTATGAATTAGAGGAAACGGTTTCAGAACGAATTGATGACAAAGTTGAAAACTCTTACACCTACCAATTGTACCAGAGAGGCATCAATAAAATGGCGCAGAAAGTAGGGGAGGAAGCGGTAGAACTGGTCATTGAAGCGAAAGATGATAATGCCGATCTTTTTAAAAATGAAGCGGCAGATTTGCTGTATCACTTTTTAATCTTGCTGAAAGCAAAATCTTTTTCTCTAACTGAGATCGAAGAGGTGTTGCTGGAAAGAAATAGAAAGTAA